A window from Streptomyces subrutilus encodes these proteins:
- the hisB gene encoding imidazoleglycerol-phosphate dehydratase HisB, with protein sequence MSRIGRVERTTKETSVVVEINLDGTGKVDVSTGVGFYDHMLDQLGRHGLFDLTVKTEGDLHIDSHHTIEDSALALGAAFRQALGDKVGIYRFGNCTVPLDESLAQVTVDLSGRPYLVHTEPENMAPMIGAYDTTMTRHIFESFVAQAQIALHIHVPYGRNAHHIVECQFKALARALRYAAEFDPRAAGILPSTKGAL encoded by the coding sequence ATGAGCCGCATCGGACGGGTCGAACGGACCACGAAGGAGACCTCCGTCGTCGTCGAGATAAACCTCGACGGCACCGGCAAGGTCGACGTCTCGACGGGCGTGGGCTTCTACGACCACATGCTCGACCAGCTCGGCCGCCACGGCCTCTTCGACCTCACCGTCAAGACCGAGGGCGACCTGCACATCGACAGCCACCACACCATCGAGGACAGCGCCCTCGCGCTGGGCGCCGCCTTCAGGCAGGCCCTCGGCGACAAGGTCGGCATCTACCGCTTCGGCAACTGCACCGTGCCGCTCGACGAGTCCCTCGCCCAGGTGACCGTCGACCTCTCCGGCCGCCCCTACCTCGTGCACACCGAGCCCGAGAACATGGCGCCGATGATCGGCGCGTACGACACCACGATGACCCGGCACATCTTCGAGTCCTTCGTCGCCCAGGCCCAGATCGCCCTGCACATCCACGTCCCCTACGGCCGCAACGCGCACCACATCGTGGAGTGCCAGTTCAAGGCCCTGGCCCGGGCCCTGCGCTACGCCGCCGAGTTCGACCCGCGCGCCGCGGGCATCCTTCCCTCCACGAAGGGCGCCCTCTAA
- a CDS encoding histidinol-phosphate transaminase: MTRDLGIDDLPIRDELRGKSPYGAPQLDVPVQLNTNENPYELPPELVARIAERVAAAARTLNRYPDRDAVELRTELAAYLTRTGRHPVARENVWAANGSNEVIQQLLQTFGGPGRTAIGFEPSYSMHALIARGTGTGWISGPRRADFTIDTAAAERAVAEHRPDVVFITSPNNPTGTAVAAETVLALYEAAQAAKPSLVVVDEAYVEFSHRDSLLPLIEGRPNLVVSRTMSKAFGAAGLRLGYLAAHPAVVDAVQLVRLPYHLSAVTQATALAALEHTDTLLGYVEQLKAERDRLVTELRAAGFDVTESDANFIQFGTFDDSHTAWQKILDRGVLVRDNGVPGWLRVTAGTPAENDAFLEAVRALKKEQHA, encoded by the coding sequence GTGACCCGCGACCTCGGCATCGACGACCTCCCCATCCGGGACGAACTGCGCGGCAAGAGCCCGTACGGCGCCCCGCAGCTCGACGTGCCCGTCCAGCTCAACACCAACGAGAACCCCTACGAGCTCCCCCCGGAGCTCGTCGCCCGCATCGCCGAACGCGTGGCCGCAGCCGCCCGCACCCTCAACCGCTACCCCGACCGGGACGCCGTCGAGCTGCGCACCGAGCTCGCCGCCTACCTCACCCGGACCGGCAGGCACCCCGTCGCCCGGGAGAACGTCTGGGCCGCCAACGGCTCAAACGAGGTCATCCAGCAGCTGCTGCAGACCTTCGGCGGACCCGGCCGCACCGCGATCGGCTTCGAGCCCTCCTACTCGATGCACGCGCTGATCGCCCGCGGCACCGGCACCGGCTGGATCTCCGGCCCCCGCCGCGCGGACTTCACCATCGACACCGCCGCCGCCGAACGGGCCGTCGCCGAGCACCGGCCGGACGTCGTCTTCATCACCTCGCCCAACAACCCCACGGGCACCGCGGTCGCGGCCGAGACGGTCCTCGCGCTGTACGAGGCCGCCCAGGCGGCCAAGCCGTCCCTCGTCGTCGTCGACGAGGCCTACGTGGAGTTCAGCCACCGCGACTCCCTGCTGCCCCTCATCGAGGGCCGGCCGAACCTCGTGGTCTCCCGGACCATGTCCAAGGCCTTCGGCGCCGCCGGACTGCGCCTGGGCTACCTCGCGGCGCACCCCGCCGTGGTCGACGCCGTCCAGCTGGTGCGCCTGCCGTACCACCTGTCCGCCGTCACCCAGGCCACCGCGCTGGCCGCCCTGGAGCACACCGACACCCTCCTGGGCTACGTGGAGCAGCTCAAGGCCGAGCGCGACCGCCTCGTCACCGAACTGCGGGCCGCCGGGTTCGACGTCACCGAATCCGACGCGAACTTCATCCAGTTCGGGACGTTCGACGACTCCCACACCGCATGGCAGAAGATCCTCGACCGGGGCGTCCTGGTCCGGGACAACGGCGTGCCGGGATGGCTGCGGGTCACCGCCGGCACCCCGGCCGAGAACGACGCGTTCCTGGAAGCGGTTCGCGCACTGAAGAAGGAGCAGCACGCATGA